The following proteins are co-located in the Nitrospirota bacterium genome:
- a CDS encoding OsmC family protein → MGEEKEAIDLSGYKEKIPPVNKGALTWEKELIFHGRTQRGEEVDYDAEFQWGCSPTETLLMSVAGCLAIDVVSFLRKMKAEITKFRIDYSGERNLTPPQYYKTMEMNINISGKNITPKKIERAIALSQEKYCSVYHSLRKDIKVDVKYNITNEG, encoded by the coding sequence ATGGGAGAGGAAAAAGAGGCGATAGACCTATCAGGATATAAGGAGAAGATACCGCCTGTAAACAAGGGCGCTTTAACATGGGAAAAGGAATTAATCTTTCATGGCAGAACACAGCGGGGTGAAGAAGTTGATTACGATGCTGAATTCCAGTGGGGATGCTCACCCACAGAAACCCTGTTAATGAGCGTTGCAGGATGTCTTGCAATAGATGTAGTTTCGTTCCTCAGAAAGATGAAGGCAGAGATAACAAAGTTCAGGATAGATTATTCCGGCGAGAGAAATCTTACGCCTCCCCAGTATTATAAGACAATGGAGATGAACATAAATATTTCCGGTAAAAACATTACGCCTAAGAAAATAGAGAGGGCAATTGCCCTCTCGCAGGAGAAATACTGCTCTGTTTATCATTCGCTGAGGAAAGATATTAAAGTGGATGTGAAATATAATATAACCAATGAGGGTTAG
- the pstB gene encoding phosphate ABC transporter ATP-binding protein, with protein sequence MVKELKAEVKKLNFYYGSVQALKDINLPIERRKVSALIGPSGCGKTTFLRCFNRMHDLYPHNRYEGEITLYPDNINIISPEIDPIEIRMQISMVFQKPNPFPKSIYENVAYGLRVRGASKRAVLDEKVEKSLRGAALWDEVKDRLNNLAFDLSGGQQQRLCIARALATDPRILLFDEPTSALDPTATSKIEELIIQLKDEVTIIIVTHNMQQAARVSDYTAFMYLGEIIEFDRTDKIFTAPSNKLTEEYITGRFG encoded by the coding sequence ATGGTAAAAGAACTAAAAGCAGAGGTCAAAAAACTTAATTTCTACTACGGCAGTGTCCAAGCCCTGAAGGATATTAACCTGCCGATAGAGCGCAGAAAAGTAAGCGCACTTATCGGGCCTTCAGGCTGCGGAAAGACCACGTTCCTCAGATGTTTTAACCGCATGCACGACCTCTATCCGCATAACAGGTATGAGGGCGAGATTACGCTCTATCCTGACAATATCAATATCATTTCTCCTGAGATAGACCCTATTGAGATAAGGATGCAGATAAGCATGGTCTTTCAGAAACCTAACCCGTTCCCCAAATCAATATATGAAAATGTCGCCTATGGGCTGAGAGTAAGAGGAGCCAGCAAGAGAGCGGTGCTGGATGAGAAAGTGGAAAAGTCACTGAGAGGCGCTGCGCTCTGGGACGAGGTAAAGGACAGGCTCAATAACCTTGCGTTTGACCTTTCGGGCGGGCAGCAGCAGAGGCTCTGCATAGCAAGGGCGCTTGCAACTGATCCGAGGATTCTTCTTTTTGACGAGCCTACATCCGCGCTTGACCCCACTGCCACTTCAAAGATAGAAGAGCTTATAATACAGCTTAAGGATGAGGTGACCATAATAATAGTAACTCATAATATGCAGCAGGCGGCAAGGGTCTCAGATTATACGGCGTTCATGTATCTTGGAGAGATAATAGAGTTTGACAGGACAGACAAGATATTTACTGCTCCTTCAAATAAGCTTACAGAGGAATATATTACAGGAAGGTTCGGATAA
- a CDS encoding site-specific DNA-methyltransferase, translating to MSNQSETFKKYKRNGTKTSSFGTPGRINHDSSEFYNSKLYGDKKVPEYVKFIENPISPDNLDKIYCKSSEVMDEIPDCSVHLMVTSPPYNVKKEYDEDLSLEEYRALLKKTFKETYKKLITGGRACINVANLGRKPYIPLHSYIIEDMADIGFLMRGEIIWNKASSASPSTAWGSWLSAGNPVLRDIHEYILIFSKESFSRKKGHKKDTIAKENFLEWTKSVWTFPAVSARSVGHPAPFPEELPHRLIQLYTFAGDVILDPFCGSGTTCLAALKDGRHYIGYDNEREYVRLAKQRIKASLEQADSLEKKQPILVRRVGDNMDLNIKIHDRKQKN from the coding sequence ATGAGTAATCAAAGCGAAACTTTCAAAAAATACAAGCGTAATGGTACTAAAACGAGTTCCTTTGGAACTCCGGGCAGGATAAATCATGATTCTTCAGAATTTTACAACAGTAAATTATATGGGGATAAAAAAGTTCCTGAATACGTTAAATTTATTGAAAATCCAATTTCACCAGATAATCTCGACAAAATATATTGCAAATCCAGCGAGGTAATGGATGAAATCCCTGATTGCAGTGTCCATTTGATGGTTACCTCACCGCCATATAATGTGAAAAAAGAATATGACGAAGACCTATCTCTTGAGGAATACAGAGCATTATTAAAAAAAACATTCAAGGAAACATACAAAAAACTGATAACAGGTGGTAGGGCATGTATTAATGTTGCCAATCTCGGAAGAAAACCATATATCCCCTTGCACAGCTATATTATTGAAGATATGGCTGATATTGGTTTTCTAATGAGGGGTGAAATAATTTGGAACAAGGCATCAAGTGCGAGCCCTTCAACTGCATGGGGTAGTTGGTTGTCGGCAGGCAATCCGGTATTGAGAGATATTCACGAGTATATTCTAATTTTTTCAAAAGAATCATTTTCACGAAAAAAAGGGCATAAAAAAGACACTATTGCAAAGGAAAATTTTCTTGAATGGACAAAGAGTGTTTGGACTTTTCCGGCTGTTTCAGCTCGAAGTGTTGGACATCCTGCACCATTTCCAGAAGAATTACCACATAGATTGATTCAGTTATATACATTTGCGGGTGATGTTATTTTAGACCCGTTTTGTGGCAGTGGCACAACCTGTCTTGCTGCATTGAAGGACGGTAGGCATTATATCGGATATGATAATGAGCGGGAGTATGTGAGATTAGCTAAGCAGAGAATAAAAGCATCTTTGGAGCAAGCAGATTCTCTTGAAAAGAAACAGCCCATCTTAGTACGCCGCGTGGGCGATAATATGGACTTAAATATCAAAATTCATGACAGGAAGCAAAAGAACTAA
- the pstA gene encoding phosphate ABC transporter permease PstA: MEDIKKRIAFIKFWNGMFMIVGLLSTFVGLVLLFTLMADLMIDGFPRLSYRFFTSFPSRFPAEAGILSAWVGSFLLLLVTASAAIPLGVAAGIYLEEYAGKNWLTDIIEINIANLAGVPSIVYGLLALGLFVYFFKFGESTLTGGLALALLILPMVIMATREAIRAIPNSIREASYALGATKWQTVQSHIIPYSTGGILTGIIIGLSRAIGETAPIITVGALTFIAFLPTSPFSSEFPFISFKWLLDPFTVMPIQMFNWVSRPQHDFQLNAAAAGIVLMIMTLLMNGLAIYIRYRFRRKIKW, from the coding sequence ATGGAAGATATTAAAAAACGGATAGCATTTATAAAATTCTGGAATGGGATGTTTATGATAGTGGGGCTTCTGTCCACCTTTGTAGGACTCGTCCTTCTTTTTACGCTCATGGCAGACTTGATGATAGACGGATTCCCCCGTCTGAGCTATAGATTTTTCACCTCATTTCCTTCAAGGTTCCCAGCTGAGGCAGGGATACTCTCTGCATGGGTGGGAAGCTTTCTGCTGCTGCTTGTTACAGCATCCGCTGCAATCCCCCTTGGGGTAGCTGCAGGAATTTATCTCGAGGAGTATGCAGGGAAAAACTGGCTTACGGATATTATCGAAATCAATATCGCAAATCTCGCAGGGGTGCCTTCAATAGTTTATGGACTTCTCGCGCTGGGGTTGTTTGTTTATTTCTTTAAATTCGGCGAAAGCACTCTTACAGGAGGGCTTGCGCTTGCTCTTTTGATTCTTCCAATGGTAATAATGGCGACAAGGGAAGCCATAAGGGCAATCCCTAACTCAATAAGAGAGGCATCTTACGCACTCGGCGCCACTAAATGGCAGACCGTTCAGTCCCATATAATTCCATATTCAACAGGCGGAATCCTGACCGGTATTATAATTGGGCTTTCCAGGGCGATAGGCGAAACTGCTCCGATAATAACAGTAGGCGCTCTCACATTCATTGCCTTTCTTCCTACGTCGCCGTTTTCTTCGGAATTTCCTTTCATATCATTCAAATGGCTGTTGGACCCCTTCACCGTCATGCCGATACAGATGTTTAACTGGGTATCAAGGCCGCAGCATGATTTCCAGTTAAATGCAGCGGCTGCAGGAATAGTATTGATGATAATGACATTGCTCATGAACGGGCTTGCAATTTATATAAGATACAGGTTCAGAAGGAAGATAAAATGGTAA
- the pstC gene encoding phosphate ABC transporter permease subunit PstC yields the protein MKKALGKRIKEGIIETTLFLSALSSVFITISIVAVLSYESFGFFKEVPLIEFLTGKEWTPLFAEPKFGILPLISGTLLTTSIALIVALPLGLTVAVYLSEYAPHRLKEVIKPILELLAAVPTVVYGYFALLFLTPILQKFIPDLSGFNALSPGIIMGIMIIPYVSSVSEDAMRAVPMHIREGSYAMGATKLQTAFKVVIPSAFSGIAAAFIIGISRAIGETMVVAIAAGGMPNLTANPLEPVQTLTAYIVAVSLGDVPHGTIEYKTIFAVGITLFLITLVFNIIGFWFRKRIREVY from the coding sequence ATGAAGAAAGCTTTAGGGAAAAGAATAAAAGAAGGAATAATAGAAACAACTCTGTTTCTAAGCGCCCTCTCGTCTGTATTCATCACTATCAGCATTGTAGCTGTTCTGTCTTACGAGTCATTCGGATTTTTTAAAGAAGTTCCATTGATAGAATTTCTTACCGGAAAAGAGTGGACTCCATTGTTTGCAGAGCCGAAGTTCGGCATCCTTCCGTTGATTTCAGGAACGCTTTTAACTACATCCATAGCGCTCATAGTTGCGCTGCCATTAGGATTGACTGTTGCTGTCTATTTGAGCGAATATGCGCCGCACAGGTTAAAAGAGGTCATAAAACCGATTCTTGAGCTTCTGGCCGCAGTGCCTACAGTAGTGTACGGCTATTTTGCCTTGCTGTTTTTAACCCCGATACTTCAGAAATTTATCCCTGACCTTTCAGGATTCAATGCGTTGAGTCCAGGAATAATCATGGGGATAATGATAATCCCGTACGTAAGTTCTGTCAGCGAAGACGCAATGAGGGCAGTCCCGATGCACATCAGAGAAGGTTCTTATGCGATGGGCGCAACGAAACTTCAGACCGCATTTAAGGTTGTAATACCGTCAGCATTCTCAGGTATAGCTGCTGCATTTATCATCGGAATCTCAAGGGCTATCGGTGAAACAATGGTTGTTGCAATAGCAGCCGGAGGTATGCCTAACCTCACAGCAAACCCTCTGGAGCCTGTCCAGACCCTGACTGCTTACATTGTTGCGGTAAGCCTTGGGGATGTTCCGCATGGCACTATCGAATATAAAACCATATTCGCTGTCGGCATAACGCTTTTTTTGATAACACTTGTCTTTAACATAATAGGCTTCTGGTTCAGGAAAAGGATACGGGAAGTTTACTAA
- the bioA gene encoding adenosylmethionine--8-amino-7-oxononanoate transaminase, which produces MPGENRHLEESDKKYLWHPFTQMKDWLDEKPVIISEGRDCFIKDIYGRWYLDAVSSMWVNIHGHRKKEIDDAIKEQIDKISHSTLLGSSNVPAIKLAEKLVQLVNSSLVPCPSSLTKVFYSDNGSTSVEVALKMAFQYWLHKGLAGKHGFLSLKNAYHGDTLGAVSVGGIDIFHKTFKPLLFKTYNAPSPYCYRCGSGLTYPDCKTACLEKMEEILKAHSPEIAAVIIEPSVQAAGGMIVSPQGYLKGVRDLCTRYNVLMIADEVATGFGRTGRMFACEHEDVMPDIMCLSKGITGGYLPLAVTIATDEIYNAFLGEFKELKTFFHGHSYTGNPLACAAALACLDIFEKEETLKNLKPKIEILERWLKEISELSQVGDARNKGLMAGVELVRDKNTKEPYAWGEKMGWKAAYHARDNGVFLRPLGNVVVIMPPLSISMENLKQMLKVIRDAIIAVT; this is translated from the coding sequence ATTCCCGGTGAAAACAGACATCTCGAAGAATCAGACAAGAAATATCTCTGGCATCCCTTTACGCAGATGAAGGACTGGCTTGATGAAAAACCTGTCATTATTTCTGAGGGAAGGGATTGTTTTATAAAAGACATCTACGGCAGGTGGTATCTAGACGCTGTATCATCAATGTGGGTAAATATCCACGGACACAGGAAAAAAGAAATTGATGATGCAATCAAAGAGCAAATAGATAAAATCTCTCACTCAACTCTTCTCGGCTCAAGCAATGTGCCGGCGATTAAATTAGCAGAAAAGCTTGTGCAACTTGTGAACTCGTCCCTTGTCCCTTGTCCCTCGTCCCTAACCAAGGTTTTCTATTCTGACAACGGCTCAACTTCTGTTGAGGTTGCGCTCAAGATGGCATTTCAGTATTGGCTGCACAAAGGACTGGCTGGAAAGCATGGTTTTCTCTCACTGAAAAATGCATATCACGGGGATACGCTCGGAGCTGTTAGCGTTGGAGGCATTGATATTTTTCATAAAACATTTAAGCCGCTTTTATTCAAAACGTATAATGCGCCTTCGCCATATTGTTACAGGTGCGGATCAGGACTCACGTATCCTGACTGCAAAACAGCCTGTCTTGAAAAAATGGAGGAGATTCTCAAAGCGCATTCTCCCGAGATTGCGGCAGTTATCATCGAGCCCTCGGTTCAGGCGGCAGGGGGGATGATTGTGTCTCCGCAGGGTTATCTTAAAGGCGTACGCGATTTATGCACGAGATATAATGTGCTGATGATTGCTGATGAGGTTGCAACTGGATTTGGAAGAACAGGCAGAATGTTTGCATGTGAGCACGAAGATGTGATGCCGGATATAATGTGCCTGTCAAAAGGAATTACAGGAGGTTATCTGCCGTTGGCAGTGACAATCGCAACTGATGAGATCTACAATGCATTTCTTGGTGAATTCAAAGAATTGAAAACCTTCTTTCACGGGCATTCGTACACAGGCAATCCATTGGCGTGCGCAGCAGCTCTTGCCTGCCTTGATATATTTGAAAAGGAAGAAACACTTAAGAATCTCAAGCCAAAGATAGAAATACTTGAAAGATGGCTTAAGGAAATATCGGAACTCTCCCAGGTAGGAGACGCAAGGAACAAAGGGCTTATGGCAGGAGTTGAACTCGTAAGAGATAAAAATACAAAAGAGCCTTACGCATGGGGAGAGAAGATGGGATGGAAGGCTGCATATCATGCAAGGGACAACGGCGTTTTCCTAAGGCCTCTCGGGAATGTTGTTGTGATAATGCCGCCTTTGAGCATCAGCATGGAAAATCTGAAGCAGATGCTTAAAGTAATCAGGGATGCAATAATCGCTGTGACATAA
- a CDS encoding alpha/beta hydrolase, protein MIYTIFIGLALGYLLLAGFVYLRQDSMVYYPTKDIEGTPADIGLKYEEITLRTKDSVNLSAWYVPARDERGVVLFCHGNAGNISHRLDSIRIFHDLGLSVLIFDYRGYGRSEGSPTEEGTYLDAESAWEYLVNVKGERSEKVILFGRSLGSAVAAELALRHPAAGIIIESGFKSIPELGAKFFPYLPIRLISRFQYSTIDKVSMINMPKLFVHSPQDEMIPYEHGAALFKKAAESKEFLQITGGHNEGFLTSGKVYTDGLDRFISKYL, encoded by the coding sequence ATGATTTACACAATTTTCATCGGGCTGGCTCTTGGCTATCTGCTCCTTGCCGGGTTTGTTTATCTGCGACAGGACAGTATGGTCTATTACCCCACAAAAGATATAGAGGGAACGCCTGCGGACATAGGTTTGAAATATGAAGAGATTACTCTGAGGACAAAAGACAGCGTTAATCTCTCGGCATGGTATGTGCCTGCAAGGGATGAGCGCGGGGTTGTGCTTTTCTGCCACGGGAATGCGGGCAATATCTCTCACCGCCTGGATTCTATCCGCATATTCCATGATTTAGGACTCAGCGTTCTTATATTTGATTACAGGGGCTACGGAAGAAGTGAAGGCTCACCGACAGAAGAGGGGACATATCTTGACGCAGAATCAGCATGGGAATATCTTGTTAATGTGAAAGGTGAGCGCTCTGAAAAGGTTATATTGTTCGGACGCTCTTTGGGAAGCGCTGTTGCAGCAGAGCTTGCGCTCAGGCACCCAGCAGCAGGCATTATCATTGAATCAGGATTTAAGTCTATTCCTGAACTCGGAGCAAAATTTTTTCCGTATCTTCCCATAAGATTAATCAGCCGCTTCCAATATTCAACCATTGATAAAGTGAGCATGATTAACATGCCTAAACTTTTTGTCCACAGCCCGCAGGATGAGATGATTCCTTATGAGCACGGCGCTGCGCTTTTCAAAAAGGCAGCAGAGTCCAAAGAGTTTCTTCAGATAACAGGCGGGCACAATGAAGGCTTTCTGACATCCGGGAAAGTTTACACTGACGGGCTGGACAGGTTTATCTCAAAATATCTTTAG
- the polX gene encoding DNA polymerase/3'-5' exonuclease PolX, whose protein sequence is MKNQEIADIFNEIAGLLEIKGENPFRIRAYQRAALNIEGHAKNIAGLSREELLEIPGIGKDLADKIEEYLKTGKVASYEDLKKEVPEGLSELLSVPSLGPKTAKLLHEKLKIKNIDELEKLAGEHKLAGLPGIKEKTEENIIRGIEMLRRSKERQPLGRVLPIASVIVEYLKKNAPVKKISVAGSLRRMKDTVRDIDILITSSNPHDVMKTFLHLPDVKEVLMHGPTKSSIMTGEGIQVDLRVVEDESFGAALAYFTGSKEHNIRLREMAVKKGLKINEYGIFREKDNKKLGGKNEEDIYNMLGLQYVPPELREDRGEIEAAMNNALPRLIELKDIRGDLHVHSEWSDGSHTFEELAGAAKERGYEYIAITDHSKGLGIARGLNEERLMEEKKTIDALNKKLSGFKLLIGIEFDIRSDGRMDFSDEVLAKMDIVIASIHSGFRQSKEQLTKRLVSAMKNPYVSVIAHPTGRLIGERDPYEVDMDYILKIAKETGTALEINAYPLRLDLNDIYAKKAKELGIKLVINTDAHLTSQFDYMHYGVSIARRGWLEKKDVLNTLGYDSLIRVLREKRG, encoded by the coding sequence ATGAAGAATCAGGAAATAGCCGATATCTTCAATGAGATTGCCGGCCTGCTTGAGATAAAAGGCGAAAACCCGTTCCGCATCAGGGCATACCAGAGGGCTGCGCTGAACATTGAAGGCCATGCAAAAAACATCGCAGGCCTGAGCAGGGAAGAACTCCTTGAAATACCGGGCATAGGAAAAGACCTCGCTGACAAGATTGAGGAATACTTAAAAACAGGAAAAGTCGCAAGTTACGAAGACCTGAAAAAAGAGGTTCCTGAAGGCCTTTCTGAGCTCCTTTCTGTGCCAAGCCTCGGCCCAAAAACAGCAAAGCTCCTTCACGAAAAACTGAAAATAAAAAACATTGACGAGCTTGAGAAACTCGCCGGAGAGCATAAACTTGCCGGTCTTCCGGGAATAAAAGAAAAGACAGAGGAAAATATAATCAGAGGAATTGAGATGCTCAGGAGAAGCAAAGAAAGACAGCCGCTGGGCAGGGTGCTACCAATTGCCTCTGTTATTGTGGAATACCTTAAAAAAAATGCGCCCGTTAAAAAAATAAGCGTTGCAGGAAGCCTGCGGAGAATGAAAGACACTGTAAGGGATATTGATATTTTGATAACCTCATCCAATCCGCATGATGTCATGAAAACATTTCTACACCTTCCTGACGTAAAAGAAGTGCTGATGCATGGCCCGACAAAGTCAAGCATTATGACGGGAGAGGGAATTCAGGTTGACCTGAGAGTGGTTGAAGACGAATCTTTCGGAGCAGCGCTCGCCTATTTTACCGGCAGCAAAGAGCATAACATACGTTTAAGGGAGATGGCTGTAAAGAAAGGGCTTAAGATAAATGAATACGGCATATTCAGGGAAAAGGACAACAAAAAACTCGGAGGCAAAAACGAAGAAGACATCTACAACATGCTCGGGCTTCAATACGTCCCGCCTGAACTGAGGGAAGACAGGGGAGAGATTGAGGCTGCCATGAACAATGCCCTTCCAAGACTAATTGAACTGAAAGACATAAGAGGGGATCTTCATGTGCACAGCGAATGGAGTGACGGAAGTCACACATTTGAAGAACTTGCCGGTGCGGCAAAAGAAAGGGGATATGAGTATATAGCGATTACAGACCATTCAAAAGGGCTCGGCATTGCAAGGGGGCTGAATGAGGAAAGGCTGATGGAAGAGAAAAAAACAATAGACGCTTTGAATAAAAAACTCAGCGGTTTTAAACTCCTGATAGGGATTGAGTTTGATATAAGAAGCGACGGCAGGATGGATTTTTCTGATGAAGTCCTTGCAAAAATGGATATCGTCATTGCATCAATACATTCGGGATTCAGGCAGAGCAAGGAACAGCTTACAAAAAGGCTTGTCTCAGCAATGAAGAACCCCTATGTATCTGTGATTGCGCATCCGACAGGAAGGCTTATTGGAGAAAGAGACCCCTATGAGGTAGATATGGACTATATTCTTAAAATTGCAAAAGAGACAGGAACCGCTCTTGAGATAAATGCGTATCCCTTAAGGCTTGACCTCAATGATATCTATGCAAAAAAGGCAAAGGAACTCGGGATTAAACTTGTCATAAACACAGACGCACACCTCACAAGCCAGTTTGACTACATGCACTACGGCGTATCAATAGCACGAAGGGGGTGGCTTGAGAAAAAAGATGTTCTGAATACGCTGGGTTATGACAGCCTTATTAGGGTTCTCAGGGAAAAGAGAGGATAA
- the phoU gene encoding phosphate signaling complex protein PhoU, protein MATVFEKELTDLKGRVLKLGSLVEKAISDSIKSLVERDSKLAADVIDKDLQVNALDVEIDEECIRLIALRQPRAGDLRLITTAMKITTDLERIGDLAVDTSERALELNEEPQLKPYIDIPRMAEIAQGMVRDALDAFVKRDSALARDVLTRDDMVDNLNWQVFNELLFFMIQDPKTVSRAVKITYVSKYIERIADHATNIAEMVVYLVEGKIIRHMTVFDDKKKD, encoded by the coding sequence ATGGCAACTGTATTTGAAAAAGAACTGACGGATTTAAAGGGAAGAGTATTAAAACTCGGCTCTCTTGTAGAAAAGGCGATAAGCGACTCAATAAAATCGCTTGTCGAGAGGGATTCAAAACTTGCGGCTGATGTCATAGACAAAGACCTGCAGGTAAATGCGCTTGATGTTGAAATAGATGAGGAATGCATAAGGTTGATTGCTCTCAGGCAGCCCCGCGCAGGCGACCTGCGGCTTATAACTACTGCGATGAAGATTACGACCGACCTTGAGAGAATCGGAGACCTCGCTGTTGATACCTCGGAACGCGCATTGGAGTTAAATGAAGAGCCTCAGTTAAAACCCTATATTGATATCCCGCGCATGGCTGAGATAGCTCAGGGCATGGTAAGAGATGCCCTTGATGCATTCGTAAAAAGGGATTCTGCGCTGGCAAGGGATGTGCTGACAAGAGATGATATGGTTGATAATCTCAACTGGCAGGTATTTAATGAACTTTTATTTTTTATGATACAGGATCCCAAGACCGTTTCCAGGGCCGTGAAGATAACGTATGTATCAAAGTACATAGAAAGGATTGCTGATCACGCAACAAACATAGCGGAGATGGTTGTTTATCTTGTTGAGGGTAAGATTATAAGACACATGACAGTATTTGACGATAAAAAGAAGGACTAA